From one Plasmodium knowlesi strain H genome assembly, chromosome: 11 genomic stretch:
- a CDS encoding ribosomal protein L46, mitochondrial, putative, whose translation MIRKIAERGIMKKNAHRSYFHLGKYNGGLFLSDKKYVHSEGGLKAGSNHLGNDPAEGGNTVDSCIGNSVSGSDHGSIPPGVENKIFVHQKYKVQMALCIDRFPLTFEQEEFEKDFEDFKDKWLQKTNNNLNINEEFLHMKYNLSSFHDRKKENYLESTNLEDEMGHEKGKKDKGVDHILGEEAMSAENDDLENLFAIEGIQSILNAKKKKKKKKNDGDENDEKKKKYDDDHESEYNYRNVTRKPNNFLYLVVKYKKTGKWMFPLMDFKKELTIRQNLQHLCTEHLKCEMPFFIGYSPCTFEKRKYKIPLSFNEIIGRKIFYYRAHYLNHNVNLDLSNNDHINDFAWLSRSELKDYLSSNKYQIIKDAIPLT comes from the coding sequence ATGATACGAAAAATTGCGGAAAGAggaattatgaaaaaaaatgcacaccgGAGTTACTTCCATTTGGGTAAATACAATGGGGGGCTCTTCCTCAGTGATAAAAAGTATGTACACTCCGAGGGTGGCTTGAAAGCGGGAAGTAACCATTTAGGCAATGATCCTGCTGAGGGAGGCAACACCGTTGACAGTTGTATTGGCAACAGTGTTAGTGGTAGCGACCACGGGAGCATACCCCCCGGggtggaaaacaaaatattcGTACACCAAAAGTATAAAGTACAAATGGCCCTGTGCATAGACAGATTCCCTCTGACCTTTGAGCAggaagaatttgaaaaagatTTCGAAGATTTCAAAGACAAATGGCTTcaaaaaacaaacaacaaTTTGAATATTAACGAGGAATTTTTACACATGAAATATAATTTGAGTTCCTTTCACGAtcggaagaaggaaaactacCTTGAGAGCACCAATTTAGAGGATGAAATGGGgcacgaaaaaggaaaaaaagataaaggtGTTGACCATATACTAGGTGAAGAAGCGATGTCTGCAGAAAATGACGACCTTGAAAATTTGTTTGCCATAGAAGGTATACAAAGCATTttaaatgcaaaaaaaaaaaaaaaaaaaaaaaaaaatgatggagatgagaatgatgaaaaaaaaaaaaagtacgatGACGATCATGAAAGTGAATATAACTACAGAAATGTTACGAGGAAaccaaataattttttatacttAGTGgtgaaatataaaaaaacagGTAAGTGGATGTTTCCACTGAtggattttaaaaaagaattaacaaTCAGACAAAATTTACAACACTTATGCACAGAACATTTAAAATGTGaaatgccattttttattgGATATTCCCCTTgtacatttgaaaaaagaaaatataaaattcctCTTTCGTTTAATGAAATTATCGGGAGAAAAATCTTCTACTACAGAGCGCATTACCTTAACCACAACGTCAACTTGGATCTGTCCAACAATGACCATATAAATGATTTTGCATGGTTGTCTCGCTCCGAGCTAAAGGACTACCTCTCCAGCAATAAATATCAAATTATAAAGGATGCCATTCCCCTGACGTAA
- a CDS encoding E3 ubiquitin-protein ligase RNF5, putative, which translates to MNEKENEYDSLYDVIYDYDVNEEFLNRKDNNDESPEPLLCDIKSKLTSKGERESLADERSGSSHPNYAKKNESEENSLQLSSIRLNDKNGDCSGEGQMKSTLTPQNNAPDSIKESEISSGNVDPFKKREDLPFLKSSTQQNDSGNAEDGNSNAEAREEVKFVNPEKGGNHSPVVDAFTNSTPKHTVGITNCENYNKEAPPHMRILSTDFQSTYSWQNVTVGKNNNNIVNRKNVLGESTPKEQGTREECPQRDELKEGGAYHNNDVMIKGSGVKEKYKKLTFEDDIYKENADGKVEVQKEQGPNEDEKKKLEEKSDISEDKKNVEHSNDNNNSEEKNKTEINSNKNTTSENDGTSTFECNICFDDVRDPVVTKCGHLFCWLCLSAWIKKNNDCPVCKAEVSRENVIPLYGRGKNSTEHKYSNKEEPRPTPKRKESVRRNNGYSNNVGLRASFGVWVNPFSFGMSYTNMTEEPYFYENRGGDNRTQAETYQAEAASSFFFFLGFFLSLYILFYSS; encoded by the coding sequence aaattaaCTTCCaagggagaaagagaaagCTTGGCGGATGAGCGTTCAGGAAGTTCCCACCCAaattacgcaaaaaaaaatgaaagcgaAGAAAACTCTTTACAATTATCGTCCATACGGTTAAACGATAAAAATGGCGATTGTTCAGGGGAAGGTCAAATGAAGAGTACGTTGACGCCTCAGAACAACGCCCCAGACAGTATCAAAGAGAGCGAAATAAGCTCCGGTAACGTGgacccttttaaaaaaagggaggatcTGCCATTCTTAAAAAGTAGCACACAACAGAATGATAGTGGAAACGCCGAGGATGGTAATTCCAATGCGGAAGCAAGAGAGGAGGTCAAATTTGTGAACCccgaaaaggggggaaatcacTCCCCAGTTGTTGACGCATTTACAAATAGCACCCCTAAACATACAGTGGGAATAACCAACTGCGAAAACTACAATAAAGAAGCGCCTCCCCATATGAGGATACTATCAACCGATTTCCAGAGTACATACAGTTGGCAAAACGTAACTGTaggcaaaaataataacaacaTAGTGAATCGTAAAAACGTATTAGGAGAAAGTACCCCCAAGGAACAGGGTACCAGAGAGGAGTGTCCTCAGAGGGATGAGTTAAAAGAGGGGGGGGCATATCACAATAACGACGTTATGATAAAAGGTAgtggggtaaaggaaaaatacaaaaagctTACCTTCGAGgatgatatatataaagaGAATGCAGATGGAAAAGTTGAGGTACAAAAGGAACAAGGCCCAAatgaggatgaaaaaaaaaaattggaagaaaaaagtgacatTAGTGAagacaagaaaaatgtagaacacagtaatgataataacaattcggaagaaaaaaacaaaacggaAATAAATTCCAACAAGAATACAACATCAGAAAATGATGGTACAAGTACATTCGAATGTAACATTTGTTTTGATGATGTGAGAGACCCAGTGGTAACGAAATGTGGCCATCTATTCTGTTGGTTATGTCTCTCCGCttggattaaaaaaaataatgactGTCCTGTGTGCAAAGCTGAAGTTTCAAGGGAAAATGTAATACCTCTGtatggaaggggaaaaaatagcacAGAACATAAATATTCGAATAAGGAAGAACCTAGACCCACTccgaaaagaaaagaaagtgtTAGGAGAAATAATGGTTATTCTAACAATGTAGGGTTAAGGGCTTCCTTTGGCGTTTGGGTGaaccccttttcctttggaATGTCCTACACCAACATGACGGAAGAGCCGTACTTTTATGAAAACCGTGGTGGTGACAACAGAACCCAGGCAGAAACGTATCAAGCGGAAGCTgcatcctcctttttctttttcctgggtttttttttgtccctctATATTTTGTTCTACTCATCTTAG
- a CDS encoding ATPase, putative, protein MRALTAKYHVLTKNIFESNPTRRRKVEQRGLKKFLFTSFIFFCSPSMEKVIGTHSGRFHTDEILATVMLKFLPEYKDAKIIRTRDQQKLDKCDVVVDVGGVYNHEKKRYDHHQKEFSGTLDDKHDIRLSSAGLIYKHYGKEVFRKGFGITDEEKVNTLYDKVYSAFIESVDALDNGINQYEGVAKYQINTNLQHRVNRFNPNFLEEETDVDADERFMSAAKIVKEEFVHFVDYYSNVWYAAKSITLEAVKDRFNFHPSGRVIFLNRHCPYNDHVYDIEEQLNIKDEIFFCIYHDRYQECRCGTISKKNESFAIRLPFPKSFRGLQGEELEKVSNIPGLSFVHYSGFTSGGKNVDCLLKLVEATLKENNISF, encoded by the coding sequence ATGAGAGCGCTGACGGCCAAGTACCACGTGCTGACAAAAAATATCTTCGAAAGCAACCCCACTCGAAGGAGGAAAGTGGAACAAAGGGGACTGAAAAAATTCCTATTCAcgtcgttcatttttttctgttcgcCATCCATGGAAAAAGTTATAGGGACTCATTCGGGGCGTTTCCATACGGACGAAATATTAGCCACCGTGATGTTAAAGTTTTTACCAGAATATAAGGATGCGAAAATTATTAGAACCCGTGACCAGCAGAAGCTGGACAAGTGTGACGTGGTGGTTGATGTAGGAGGAGTATAcaaccatgaaaaaaaaaggtatgaTCATCACCAGAAAGAATTTAGTGGAACTCTAGATGACAAGCATGACATAAGACTAAGCAGTGCAGGACTAATTTACAAACACTATGGAAAGGAAGTTTTTAGAAAAGGATTTGGTATAACAGATGAAGAGAAGGTGAATACACTTTATGATAAAGTATACAGCGCCTTTATTGAATCTGTTGATGCCTTGGATAATGGAATAAATCAGTACGAAGGAGTTGCCAAGTATCAAATTAATACTAACCTACAACATCGAGTGAATAGATTCAATCCTAATTTTCTTGAAGAGGAAACTGATGTTGATGCCGACGAACGCTTTATGTCAGCtgcaaaaattgttaaagaAGAATTCGTGCACTTTGTAGACTATTACTCTAATGTATGGTACGCAGCGAAAAGTATTACCTTAGAAGCAGTAAAGGACAGATTCAATTTTCACCCATCCGGAAGAGTTATCTTCTTGAATAGACATTGCCCCTATAACGACCATGTGTATGACATTGAAGAGCAACTAAACATAAAggatgaaatatttttctgcatttACCATGACAGATATCAGGAATGCAGATGCGGAACCATTTCCAAGAAGAATGAATCTTTCGCCATTAGATTGCCCTTTCCCAAAAGCTTTAGGGGTCTACAAGGTGAGGAACTGGAAAAGGTTTCCAACATCCCGGGACTATCCTTTGTCCACTATTCTGGATTCACTagtggagggaaaaatgtgGACTGCCTGTTGAAGTTGGTGGAAGCGActttgaaggaaaacaacATTTCCTTCTAA
- a CDS encoding ankyrin-repeat protein, putative: MKSVEHDNDSASQGNEVKEEVINQYILNKLNLIFNNNIKSISHEDDKKDEEEIEREKYRSEDTTSNNDVTSTTTVPQKNGPLSKKSSSVNIIERNNTNVVDVCSVNNDHGGGTNTTPGVEKNILNVTSANITNVNEKNNLNIVDINDMHVLENNSLSNSLEKDILMHNGGQTKRENTVEKANSISINDLFKLNSDAYFNIDSSLKKGNLSEILGNENNLNMYNQYNNGSTITNNAVKKNERWKRYIKCIEPFLDVHTIINLSQTCKFFYRRKYKVWHNRLIFNSYLGYNPRVLYEYVFPRIYKHIHRSVRRRLCLDFTMCTLIKDITVANVLNQIYNFDSLNTKHLFIYNLQEIYFDFCHHLTDKTLEVLAQTRLPSLKTLSIKCVRNKYLTCAPLTVMLRKNKWPVFTNFICSFSNAWLEPIFIMANFIINRANNQNHLIYHKLKNLRKTLETMKNFDNSIVSSSAHEECNRRIINETHSYNFMNLHSCVDGSSSMDRSNFAEETCAHGNNHAACSGVCSAGYPNECTNTCSNNVYSRSRDQDRSRNIGGKKKLKSLLNSETECSISQSETNNNFSLFNNFFYNTIKHFGYSSKVQNGLPYPDYSTYAKSSPQSRKDDLQVPTATSRPQGSVVSSGVGLGSGIGMGSSYGGHTHGKYGGKSSIGDPNQSGSNTPQPHEGHDQDQHERIQHDQAHHDHSHHHHAHHEQSHHYYPHHDRLHHSRTRHFGAHEKKDIFDEFLSGEYSATYSNEKSSIVYEPENSTCGVKEECKERDGKWQKREEDDDSYNAEERGHMGESHQNSLTDGGRNCCERRKQKNENSKRKNEEKGFPENVEEEIKIRKVREGEEERNEKRIDNERRSDNGDTQVNNASDIKGDRRSHKKYEEDEETDEQFHENNSVSVDEEEKKNATKDVYESEKNNQKKKKFEKKKFYESKKSNQNGSNKKSKVLTAENIFCMNILHNNVNTFDEDEDDEDDEVDEEDEEKNLNKCRCNGNSCIYTTEEINFKCKCDDCPFANGYKNLISVDDPYIQSHFVQPNLDILGSWGSKCFLESIGLDIYVKGYSVALKNENIKICVKLSKKIQEELYDLSKSEKYKNNNLVYLLRDKGSELLSNTPLTIETDENRGIDIWTLPISLAISKKNRYLFYLVLKGGAKIDIWDYLGKSPLYIACENESKEFVEVLLEERRKRKKKNNIIQYSYKSSVTVEREGSIVEGMNSGNDARVNDRCQDASPPPATEMEKNTPKEGTSTEEGFPDKGTSLEKANHIDKGISLENQTSNDADLSTWEGTKKNNDNCNTICVSPYGNTCDSYYVTFPIDIENGYIPLNIAIKKKNFSIVNSLVKNGENLNIICPFVRDYKSPLYLACENNISEIIQLLLENKANPNWCYHNKFTPILLAYNLNKAWVNHFIDAGAGEKPCDRHILTEVLSCAIFKNDLSTVQLLLKKYPQLLQKEHNLWSLPFIQASKLERLNILKYLHTLKKEIINQLDSNNVLSPIHAAAEEGNLEILKFLLENNVNINLTNKYHQNALHIACLENQEKAVQLLLTHNIDVNCKDNINGECPLMICIRTRNEILAHHILNQGKNINYNLTNIHGETSLIYSIFYGLYDIADVLMTRGADVSVRDINGDKSYNVACERVLSHRTCKKVLKKFLKLYRSQNKNFLPKKNKINKKNKFYQSYQSINQSFLSIFRIKKEKKKKKNQSPYTVENDETVLP, from the coding sequence ATGAAGAGTGTTGAACATGACAATGACTCAGCCTCGCAGGGaaatgaagtaaaagaagaagttataAACCAGTAcatattaaataaattaaactTAATTTTCAATAACAATATTAAGTCTATATCACATGAAGATGataaaaaagatgaagaagaaattgaaagagaaaagtacAGGAGTGAAGACACTACTTCCAACAATGACGTTACCAGCACGACAACGGTACCGCAGAAAAATGGTCcattaagcaaaaaaagtaGCTCAGTAAATATCATCGAAAGGAATAACACCAATGTTGTGGATGTGTGTAGTGTGAATAATGATCATGGAGGGGGGACCAACACAACGCCAggggtagaaaaaaacattttgaatGTCACCAGTGCAAATATTACCAACgtgaatgaaaagaataatCTCAATATTGTTGACATAAATGATATGCACGTTTTGGAAAATAACTCTTTAAGTAATTCATTAGAAAAAGACATCTTAATGCATAATGGTGGCCAGACGAAGAGGGAAAATACCGTCGAAAAGGCCAACAGCATAAGTATTAACGATCTGTTCAAGCTGAACTCAGATGCGTATTTTAACATTGATAGCTCTCTGAAGAAAGGGAACCTGAGCGAAATTTTAGGAAACGAAAATAACCTTAACATGTATAATCAATACAATAATGGAAGCACTATCACCAACAATGCggtgaagaaaaacgaaCGATGGAAGAGATACATTAAATGTATTGAACCATTTTTAGATGTGCATACTATTATAAATTTAAGTCAAACATGTAAATTCTTTTAcagaaggaaatataaagTATGGCATAATAGGTTAATATTTAACAGCTATCTGGGGTATAACCCTAGGGTGCTGTACGAATATGTTTTCCCAAGAATATATAAACACATTCACAGATCGGTTAGGAGAAGGCTTTGCCTAGATTTCACCATGTGTACTTTAATAAAAGACATAACCGTAGCGAATGTACTAAACCAAATTTACAACTTTGATTCGTTAAATACGAagcatttatttatatataatttgcaggaaatttattttgattTTTGTCATCATCTGACGGATAAAACTTTAGAAGTTTTGGCGCAGACGAGATTACCCTCGTTGAAAACGTTAAGTATAAAATGTGTTCGGAACAAATATTTGACCTGCGCCCCCTTGACAGTTATGTTGAGGAAAAATAAGTGGCCAGTGTTTAccaattttatttgttccttctccaATGCATGGCTAGAACCCATTTTCATAATGGCGAATTTTATTATCAATCGAGCTAACAATCAGAACCATTTGATTTACCATAAGTTGAAGAACTTACGGAAGACTTTAGAGACCATGAAGAATTTTGACAACTCcattgtttcttcttctgctcaTGAGGAATGCAACCGCAGAATTATTAACGAAACTCACAGTTACAATTTCATGAATTTGCACAGCTGTGTAGATGGTAGTAGTAGCATGGATAGGTCAAATTTCGCAGAAGAGACCTGTGCACATGGGAATAACCACGCTGCCTGTAGTGGTGTATGTAGTGCCGGATACCCCAATGAGTGCACCAACACCTGTAGCAACAATGTATACAGCCGCAGTCGTGATCAGGACCGTAGCCGAAATATcggtgggaagaaaaaactcaAGTCTTTGCTTAATAGCGAAACAGAGTGCAGCATTAGTCAGTCTGAAACGAATAACAACTTTAgcctttttaataatttcttttataatACTATCAAGCATTTTGGCTATTCCTCGAAAGTGCAAAATGGCTTGCCGTACCCGGACTATAGCACTTATGCCAAGAGTTCCCCTCAAAGCCGGAAGGATGATCTGCAGGTACCAACTGCTACATCAAGGCCACAAGGTAGCGTAGTTAGCAGCGGAGTTGGCCTGGGAAGTGGTATCGGAATGGGTAGCAGCTACGGTGGGCACACGCACGGCAAGTACGGGGGGAAGAGCTCGATTGGAGATCCAAACCAAAGTGGAAGCAACACCCCCCAGCCGCATGAAGGGCACGACCAGGATCAGCACGAACGGATACAGCATGATCAGGCACATCATGATCACTCGCACCATCATCATGCACACCATGAGCAGTCCCACCATTATTACCCACACCACGATCGTCTACACCATAGCCGTACTCGACATTTTGGCGCTCACGAAAAGAAGGATATTTTTGATGAGTTCCTTTCTGGTGAATATTCCGCTACGTACAGCAACGAGAAGAGTAGCATCGTATACGAGCCAGAAAATAGCACTTGCGGGGTGAAGGAGGAATGTAAAGAAAGAGATGGCAAGTGGCAGAAGAGGGAGGAAGATGATGACAGTTACAACGCTGAAGAAAGAGGACACATGGGAGAATCTCATCAGAACAGTCTGACGGATGGAGGTAGGAACTGTTGCGAGAGGAGGAAacagaagaatgaaaatagcaagaggaagaatgaggaaaagggaTTCCCCGAAAAtgtagaggaagaaataaaaattcgaAAAGTGAGAGAAGGCGAGGAAGAAcgaaatgagaaaaggatcgacaatgaaaggagaagtgACAACGGGGACACACAGGTGAATAACGCAAGTGATATAAAGGGAGACAGAAGAAGTCACAAAAAGTACGAAGAGGATGAAGAGACTGATGAGCAATTCCACGAAAATAATAGTGTAAGTGTtgatgaagaggagaagaagaatgcAACAAAGGATGTATACGagtcagaaaaaaataatcaaaaaaaaaaaaaattcgaaaaaaaaaaattctatgaaagcaaaaaaagtaATCAAAATGGAAGTAATAAAAAGTCCAAGGTGTTAACAGcagagaatattttttgtatgaatATTTTACACAACAATGTTAACACGTTTGATGAGGACGAGGACGACGAAGACGACGAAgttgatgaagaagatgaagagaaaaatttgaataaaTGTCGCTGTAATGGAAATAGCTGTATATACACCACAGAAGAAATTAATTTCAAGTGTAAATGTGATGATTGCCCTTTTGCCAATggatataaaaatttaatatcTGTAGACGACCCATATATTCAATCACACTTTGTACAACCCAATTTGGATATCCTCGGCTCATGGGGAAGCAAATGCTTCCTAGAAAGTATAGGACTGGATATTTACGTGAAGGGTTATAGTGTagcattaaaaaatgaaaatataaaaatctGCGTAAAGTTAAGTAAAAAGATACAAGAAGAATTGTACGATTTGAGTAAgagtgaaaaatataagaacAATAATTTGGTATACCTACTGAGGGATAAGGGAAGTGAATTACTTTCGAATACCCCGTTAACCATCGAAACTGATGAGAACAGGGGAATTGACATTTGGACCTTGCCTATATCGCTAGCcattagtaaaaaaaatagataccTCTTCTATTTGGTATTAAAAGGAGGGGCCAAAATTGACATTTGGGATTATTTAGGGAAATCCCCCTTATACATAGCTTGTGAAAATGAATCGAAAGAATTCGTGGAGGTGTTGCTAGaagagaggaggaagaggaagaagaagaataataTCATCCAGTATAGTTATAAGAGCTCTGTTACGGTGGAGCGGGAAGGATCCATTGTGGAGGGCATGAACAGTGGTAACGATGCACGGGTGAACGATCGATGCCAGGATGcatctcccccccccgctacagaaatggagaaaaataccCCCAAGGAAGGAACTTCaacagaagaaggtttcccCGATAAGGGTACCTCTCTCGAAAAGGCAAATCACATTGATAAGGGAATTTCGCTCGAAAATCAAACCTCAAACGATGCAGATTTATCCACATGGGAAggaaccaaaaaaaataacgacaACTGTAACACGATCTGTGTGAGTCCATATGGAAACACATGCGACAGTTATTATGTAACTTTCCCCATAGACATAGAAAATGGATACATCCCCCTCAACATTGCtattaagaagaaaaacttcTCAATCGTGAATTCGCtagtaaaaaatggagaaaatttgaaTATCATTTGTCCCTTCGTGCGCGATTACAAATCCCCTCTTTATCTGGCCTGTGAAAATAACATAAGTGAAATTATACAATTGTTACTAGAAAATAAGGCTAACCCAAATTGGTGCTACCATAACAAATTCACACCCATTTTGCTTGCGTACAATTTGAATAAGGCTTGGGTGAACCATTTTATTGATGCAGGAGCAGGAGAAAAACCTTGTGACAGGCACATTTTAACGGAAGTTCTATCCTGCGCAATCTTTAAGAATGATTTATCAACTGTACAGTTGTTGCTGAAGAAGTACCCACAATTGTTACAGAAGGAACATAATTTATGGTCCCTACCATTTATCCAGGCATCTAAATTAGAGAGACTAAAcatattaaaatatttacacaccttgaagaaggaaattattaATCAGCTGGATTCAAATAATGTGTTGTCGCCAATTCATGCTGCTGCTGAAGAAGGGAATttagaaattttaaaattcttaCTTGAAAATAATGTAAATATAAACCTGACAAATAAATACCATCAGAATGCTCTGCATATCGCATGTTTGGAAAATCAGGAAAAAGCGGTCCAACTTCTACTCACACATAACATAGATGTAAACTGTAAGGACAACATTAATGGCGAGTGCCCCCTAATGATTTGCATTCGCACAAGGAACGAAATTCTAGCACATCATATTCTCaatcaaggaaaaaatattaattacaACCTTACCAATATACATGGAGAAACTTCCCTAATATATTCCATCTTTTACGGATTGTACGATATTGCCGATGTCCTCATGACCAGGGGAGCCGATGTCTCAGTTAGAGATATCAATGGTGACAAGTCGTATAACGTTGCATGCGAGAGGGTCTTATCCCACAGAACTTGTAAAAAAGTACTAAAGAAATTTCTTAAACTGTATAGATCacagaataaaaatttccttcccaagaaaaacaaaattaacaaaaaaaataaattttatcaaTCCTACCAGAGCATCAACCAGAGCTTCCTTAGTATCTTCCGtatcaaaaaggagaaaaagaaaaaaaaaaaccaatcACCCTACACGgttgaaaatgatgaaaccGTTCTTCCTTAG
- a CDS encoding pyruvate kinase, putative, with amino-acid sequence MNSFKFKNSTAGASLQSAANITLRQILEPSTVDLRSKKTHIVCTLGPACKSVETLVQLIDAGMNICRFNFSHGSHEDHKEIFNNVLKAQEQRPNALLGMLLDTKGPEIRTGLLKNKEAHLKEGSKLKLVTDYDFLGDETCIACSYKKLPQSVKKGNIILIADGSVSCKVLETHDDHVITEVLNSATIGEKKNMNLPNVKVDLPVIGEKDKNDILNFAIPMGCNFIAASFIQSAEDVRMIRNLLGPRGRHIKIIPKIENIEGIINFDKILAESDGIMIARGDLGMEISPEKVFLAQKLMISKCNLQGKPIITATQMLESMTKNPRPTRAEVTDVANAVLDGTDCVMLSGETAGGKFPVEAVTIMSKICLEAEACIDYKLLYQSLVGAIQTPISVQEAVARSAVETAESIGAALIVALTETGYTARLIAKYKPSCTILALSASDSTVRCLNVHRGITCIKVGSFQGTDNVLRNAIEIAKERNLVKVGDSVICIHGIKEEVAGATNLMKVVQVD; translated from the exons atgaattcttTCAAATTTAAAAACTCCACCGCCGGTGCAAGTTTGCAGAGCGCGGCTAACATAACCTTGAGGCAAATTCTGGAGCCCAGCACTGTGGATTTACGCTCCAAAAAAACGCACATTGTTTGTACTTTGGGCCCAGCTTGCAAGTCGGTCGAAACGCTCGTGCAGTTGATAGACGCAG GAATGAACATTTGCCGATTCAATTTTTCCCATGGATCACATGAAGATCACAAGGAAATTTTCAACAACGTATTGAAGGCCCAGGAGCAGAGGCCAAACGCCTTATTGGGTATGTTGTTAGATACGAAAGGCCCCGAAATTAGAACGGGTCTTctaaaaaacaaagaagcgcatttaaaggaaggaagcaaATTGAAGTTGGTTACTGATTATGATTTCCTCGGGGATGAAACTTGCATTGCTTGTTCATATAAGAAGTTGCCACAgagtgtaaaaaaaggaaacattattctaattGCCGATGGATCCGTTAGCTGTAAAGTGTTAGAAACGCACGATGACCATGTGATAACCGAAGTGCTAAATTCAGCTACCAttggagaaaagaaaaatatgaatttgCCAAATGTTAAGGTCGACTTACCAGTCATTggagaaaaagacaaaaatgaTATTCTCAACTTTGCCATCCCCATGGGTTGTAATTTCATCGCAGCTTCGTTTATTCAGTCTGCAGAGGATGTCAGGATGATTAGGAATTTGCTAGGCCCTAGAGGAAGGCATATTAAAATCATCCCAAAGATAGAGAATATTGAAGGAATTATTAACTTCGACAAAATTTTAGCTGAGTCTGATGGAATTATGATTGCTAGAGGAGACTTAGGAATGGAAATTTCTCCGGAGAAAGTTTTCCTTGCTCAGAAGCTGATGATTTCCAA GTGCAACTTGCAAGGAAAGCCAATCATAACTGCCACCCAGATGTTAGAATCCATGACGAAGAACCCAAGACCAACAAGAGCCGAAGTGACAGATGTAGCCAACGCTGTGTTAGACGGAACCGATTGTGTCATGCTTTCAGGAGAAACTGCTGGTGGAAAGTTTCCAGTGGAAGCTGTAACAATTATGTCGAAGATTTGTCTAGAAGCCGAAGCATGCATTGATTACAAATTGTTATACCAATCATTGGTAGGTGCCATACAGACCCCGATAAGTGTACAAGAAGCTGTGGCTAGGTCAGCCGTAGAAACAGCAGAATCTATCGGTGCAGCTTTAATTGTAGCCTTAACCGAGACAGGATATACTGCTAGATTGATAGCTAAGTACAAACCAAGCTGCACTATCCTAGCTCTTAGCGCTTCTGATTCCACCGTTAGGTGCCTGAATGTACACAGAGGAATCACGTGCATTAAAGTGGGATCATTCCAAGGAACCGACAACGTCCTCAGAAATGCTATTGAAATTGCCAAAGAGAGGAACCTAGTTAAAGTGGGAGATAGTGTCATATGCATTCACGGTATTAAAGAAGAAGTCGCCGGAGCTACCAACTTGATGAAAGTTGTCCAAGTGGATTAA
- a CDS encoding troponin c-like protein, putative — MEELAREVELTSLFNKLSDGSKNVNIENALIIVYKLGYVPSKEDIDEFIHATNGICSLSNIKKFCGKLKLPSVSTEVLEDVFNHYDVNRTGKIPKDQFKSLFTTVGSRMSTAEMDVIIREVCNEADQIDYKEFLNKLLAQ, encoded by the exons ATGGAG GAACTGGCGCGAGAAGTTGAGCtaacttccctttttaataaactatct GATGGAtccaaaaatgtaaatatagAGAACGCCCTGATTATTGTGTACAAGTTG GGTTATGTCCCTTCGAAGGAAGATATAGACGAATTTATCCACGCCACCAACG GGATATGCTCCTTgtcaaatataaaaaagttcTGCGGAAAACTCAAGTTGCCTAGTGTATCCACGGAAGTATTAGAGGATGTATTTAACCATTATGATGTTAAT agaacagGCAAAATTCCCAAGGATCAGTTTAAGTCACTCTTCACCACTGTTGGGTCAAGAATGTCCACTGCAGAAATGGATGTAATTATCAG GGAGGTGTGCAACGAAGCGGACCAAATTGATTACAAAGAGTTCCTCAACAA gTTGCTAGCCCAGTAA